Sequence from the Sphingomonas koreensis genome:
TGAGCGTGACCGCGGGATTGAAGTGAGCGCCGGAAATCGGTCCGAACATCTGGATGAGCACGATCAGGCCGGCGCCGGTTGCAAGCGTGTTGCCGAGCAGTGCGATCGCGTCGTTGCCGCCCGAAAGCCGTTCGCCCATGATCCCGGAGCCGACGACGATGGCGAGCAGCATTGCCGTGCCGGTGAATTCGGCGATGACGCGTCGGGCCAGCGTCACGACGCGCAGCAATCGGCCTTGCGTGCGACGTCGGTGAGCGAACCGCAAATCTCCGGGCGCCCGGCGCAGCAATCGGCGACGAGGAAGCCGAGCAGCGCGCGCATTCCGTCATAGTCGGCCGAATAGATGATCGACCGCCCCTCACGGCGCGACCGGACGAGTCCGGCATTGCCGAGGATCGTCAGATGCGTGGACAGCGTGTTGGGCAGCAGGCCGACCTCGCGCGCGATCTCGCCCGCGGGGAGGCCGTCTATCCCGGCGCGGACCAGCAGACGGAATACGGCAAGGCGGCTGGCATGGGCGAGCGCGGACAGCGCGTCGACGGCGACGGGCAGTTGCATCAGCAGCAGGCCGGTTTGGCGGGCTCGGGCGTGCAGCAGGCGCTGGCGGCGTCGGGGATCACCTCGTCCTCGCCATAGGCGGTGGCGTCGCCATGGGTGAAGAAGGTTTCCCAGCGCACTCCGGCGGGGTCGGTCACCCACGACTTGTCCGACCGGGCGTAGCAGCAGGTGGTCGCTTCCTGATCGAAGGTCTGCGCGCCCGCGGCCTTGAGCCGTCCGGCAAGCTCGCCCAGTTCCGCGGCGCTGTCGACCTGGACCCCGACATGGTCGATCCCGGTGGCGCGGGCACGTGAGGAGATGGCGAGATTGACCCGCGGATCGTCGAGCATCCACTTCGCATAATCGCCCTTCACCACGGTGGGCGAGGCGTTGAACAGCGTGGTGTAGAAGGCGATCGCGGGTTCGATCTCCGGAACGCTGACGTGCAGGTGAAGGCGCTTCATGACTGTACTCCCACGTTTCAATAATTCGAATATTCTCGAAATATCGAAACGTCAAGCCGGAGCGTTCATCCCGGTCGCGTCGCCCGAAGCAGCCGGCCGGGGCGCGCGACGCGCTGTCCGGTCTCGAACGCCGCCTGGCCGCCCACCATCACCAGATCGAACCCCTGCGCGCGGGCGAACGGATCGAGATAGGTCGAGCGGGCGCGGACCTTCGCAGGGTCGAACAGGATGAGGTCGGCCTTGGCGCCTACGCGGATCGTTCCGCGATCGGTTAGGCGCAGGATGCGCGCGGGAAAGCTGGTGGCCTTGCGCACCGCCTCCTCGATCGGGATCCGCTTCGACTTCACCACATAGTCCTCGATCAGCTTGGCATAGGTGCCGGTGGCGCGCGGGTGGCGCATGCCCGGGCCGCCATCGGTGGAGATCGCGACCATGGGGTCGAGCAGCAACACGTCCTGCAATGCCTGATCCATGGTGAAATGCGCGCCGGAGCCGCCATTGGGGCCGAGCTGGATGAGGAAATCGGGAAAGGCGAGGCCGGCTTCCTGTGCGGCTTGCGCGACGGTCTTGCCCGCGTGCTTGCCGGTGCCGAGCAGCAGCATCTCCGGCCCGCCGCGGCGGATCATGCGCTTTTCGAGATAGTCGCGCAGCTCGGCGCGGCGGGTGGCAAGGATGGTGGCATAGTCGGTGGGCGGCAGCGCCCATTGCGGGAACAGGATCGCGATGCCGGTGAAGCCGGCATTATAGGGATAGGCGTCGGCGGTGAGGTCGATCCCGGCGCGGCGCTTGGCGGCGAGATCGTCTAGCAGGGCACGGGCGCGCGCCTCGCCTTTGCCGAACACCACCTTGAGGTGCGAGATATGCGGGCGGGCGGGGCCGGCCGAGGCGATCAGCTCGTCGATCGACGTCTCAATCTCGTCGTCATTCTCCGACCGCATATGGCTCATCACCACGCCGTCATGGCGCGCGACCACGCGGCCGAGCGCGGTCAGCTCGGGCGTCTGCGAATAGATGCCGGGCACATATTCGAGGCCGTAGGTGAGGCCGAAGGCGCCTGCGCGGAGCTCGGCGTCGAGCTGGGCTTCGAGCCGGGCGAGCGCCGCGGCATCGGGGCGACGGACGGAGTCGGGGATATTGGCCGCGCGGCGCAGCGTGCCGTGGCTGGCGAGCGCGACGACATTGAGGTCGAGCGGCGCGCGGTCGGCGGCGCGCATCCAGCCGCGCAGGTCGAGATCGCCTTTGATCCGCGGGCCGCCACCATCGACGCCGAGCGTGATGGTGGTGACGCCCATGGCGAGGAAAGCGTCATAGGAGTCGCTCAGCGGGTCGCCATGGGTGTGGGTGTCGATGAAGCCGGGGGCGAGGACGCGGCCGTCGCCCGGGATGATACGGGCGGCGGCAACGCGGGTGCGCGCGGACGGGGCCGAGATGGACGCGATGCGGTCGCCGCTGACGAGGACGTCGGCTGGGCGGGGCGGCGCGCCGGTGCCGTCGACGAGCGTGACTTCGCGGAACAGCGTCGCGGGAGCAGTCGCCGCAGACGCGGTGCGGAGGGTGAGGCCGCTGGCGACCGCGCCGCCGATGAGCTGCCGGCGCGACAGATGCTGGTTCATGGATATCCCCCTCGCAAGACCCGATGGAGACTAGGCGGGGCGGAGCTTCTCCGGCAACGCGCGAGAGGTTCTGCCCCTATAGACTGGGGTTCTGGGTCGCGCTGCGGACGTTCTACCACCGTCACTCCAGCCTTGTGCCGGTGTGCCCGGTGAGAAGGTGTTACCCGGTTCTAGGGCGCGTCGTTGAACTGGAGCGAGGCGAGCTTGGCGTAGAGGCCGCCCTTGGCCACCAACTCGGCATGCGTGCCGGTTTCGACGATGCGGCCCTCATCCATCACGATGATGCGCTTGGCCGCGCGCACGGTGGCGAGGCGGTGGGCGATGACGAGGGTGGTGCGGCCCTGCATCAGATGCTCGAGCGCGTCCTGGACGAGCCGCTCGCTCTCTGCATCGAGCGCACTGGTCGCTTCGTCGAGCAGCAGGATCGGGGCGTCGCGCAGCAAAGCGCGGGCGATCGCGAGGCGCTGGCGCTGGCCGCCCGACAGGCGCGCGCCATCTTCGCCGAGGAAGGTTTCGAGGCCCTGGGGAAGCTCGCGCAGGAATTCGGCGGCGTTGGCGGCCTCGGCAGCCTGCCAGATCTGCTCCTCGGTCGCGTCCCAGCGGCCGTAGCGGAGATTGTCGCGCGCGGTGGCGGCGAAGATCACCGTTTCCTGCGGCACCATCGCCATGCGCGCGCGAACCTCGCCCGGATCGGCGGAACGGACGGGGATGCCGTCGACGCGGATTTCGCCGCCTTCGGGATCGTAGAAGCGCTGGACGAGCTGGAAGAGGGTGGACTTGCCGGCGCCCGAGGGGCCGACGACCGCGACGGTCTCGCCCGGCGCGACCGACAGCGTGAACTGGTGGAGCGCCGAGACTTCCGGGCGCGTCGGGTAGCGGAAGGTGACATTCTTGAAATCGATCGCGCCCAGCGGCGGGACGGGCAGCGGGACGGGATTGGCGGGCGCGGCGATGTCCGGCTCCTGCGCGAGCAGTTCGGCCAGGCGGCTGGCGGCGCCCGAGGCGCGCAGCAGATCGCCATAGACTTCGGTCAGCGCGCCGAACGCGCCGGTGACGAGACCCGCGGTGATGACGAAGGCGGTGATCGAGCCGCCGGAGATGCGTCCCTCGGCAACGCCATAGACCGCGTCCCACATGATGAGGGTGATCGCGGTGAAGAGGGCGAAGATGACGAGCGCGGTCATCAGCGCGCGGGTGGCGAATCGTTTCCGGGCGGTCGCGAAGCCGGCATCGACCGCGGTCTGGAAGCGCTCGCCCTCGCGGCGTTCCTGTCCGAAGGCCTGGACGATCCGCATCGCGCCGAGCGTTTCGGAGGCGATCGCGCCGATATCCGCGACCCGATCCTGGCTGGTGCGCGAGAAACGGCGCACGCGGCCGCCAAGCCACATGATCGGCAGCACGATCACCGGGATGCCGATGATGAGATAGGCGGCGATCTTGGGCGCGAGGACGAAGAGATAGACGGTGCCGCCGATCGCGATCAGCAGGTTGCGCAGTGCGACTGAGACGGTCGTGCCGACGATCTGCTCGACGACCGCGGTATCGGCGGTGAGCCGGCTGGCGATTTCCGACGGGCGGTTCTCCTCGAACCATTTTGGGGGCAGGCGGAGGAGATTGCGGTGCACGGCGGCGCGCAGGTCAGCGACGGTGCGCTCGCCCAGCCAGGAGACGAAGTAGAAGCGCATCGCGGTCGCGAAGGCGAGCACGACGACCACCAGCAGCAGCCCCTGGAAATAGGCGCCGATCCGGCTGGGGTCGGCATCGGCACCAAAGCCCTTGTCGACCACTTCCTTGAAGGTGCGCGGGATCCACAGCGTCGCGCCCGCCGCAAGAATCAGCGCGACGATCGCGAGTCCGAGCTGGAGCGGGTAGCGGCTGGTGTGTCGCCAGACGATACGCAGGCTGGACAGCTTGCGGGGCGTCGGGGAAGTCTCGGGCTTCGAAGCGGGCTCGGCCATGCGCGGCGCCTAGCCCGAAGCGCGCGCCAAGGGAACATCATTCCCACCTCGAACATTGGGTATGGATGGACATTGCACCGCAGCACCCGGCCGCTATAACCCCCTGCCACCGTTGTCAGACGGTCTGCGTGGGGCGGGGACAGTAACGACCGATGTTGTATGATGCTTACGAGATGCAGCGCTCCATGCTGGCGGGTGCCAGCGCGCTGGCCAATTTCAGTGCCGGGCTGCTGAACAATCCTGCAAATCCCTTTGCTTATTTCGGCGGCGGGCCGATCCTGGCGTCCGCGCTTGAAGTGTTCGCGCACGCCGCCGCGCCGCGCGGCAAGCCCGATTTCGGGCTGGACTTCACGACCATCGACGGCAAGCGAATCGATGTCCGCGAGGAGATCGTGCTGCGCAAGCCGTTCGGCCAGCTCAAGCGATTCGTGCGGGAAGGCGTCGAGGGCGGGCCCAAGCTGCTGATCGTCGCACCGATGAGCGGCCATTTCGCGACGCTGCTGCGCGGCACGGTCGAGCGGATGCTGCCGACGGCCGACGTCTACATCACCGACTGGCGCGATGCGCGGCAGGTGCCGCTCAGCGACGGCCGTTTCGATCTCGACGATTATGTCGATTACGTGATCGAGTTCATGGCGGCGATCGGGGCGGAGGGTGATCAGCGCGCCCATGTGCTCGCCGTCTGCCAGCCTTCGGTGCCGGTCTATGCCGCAGTCGCGCTGATGAACGCGGACAAGCATCCCAACCGCCCGCGAACGCTGACGATGATGGGCGGACCGATCGACACGCGCGAGGCGCCGACCGCGGTCAACACGCTGGCGACCGAGCGCCCGCATGCCTGGTTCGCGCAGAACGTGATCGCGACTGTGCCGGCGACCTATCCGGGCGCGGGCCGACGGGTCTATCCGGGCTTCCTGCAGCTTGCCGGGTTCATGACGATGAATCTGGGCAGCCACATGATTTCGCACTGGGAGATGTTCAAACATCTGGTGAAGGGCGATGGCGAGAGCGCGGATTCGACGATGCGCTTCTATGACGAATATCGCGCCGTGTGCGACATGACCGCCGAATTCTACCTCCAGACGATCGACGTTGTGTTCCAGGCGCATTCGCTGCCCAAGGGCGAGATGATGCATCGCGGCCGCCGCGTCGATCCAGGTACGATCACCGACACCGCGCTGCTGGCGGTCGAGGGCGAGCGCGACGATATCTCGGGCCTGGGCCAGACCAAGGCGGCACTGACGATCGCCACCGGCCTGCCCGCCAGGATGAAGAAGTACCACATGGCGCCGGCCGTGGGCCATTACGGCATCTTCAACGGCAGCAAGTGGCGGACGAAGATCGCGCCGGTGCTGGAAGAATGGATCGCCAAGCACAGCGCATGAAAGAGCGGGGATGAGCGCAATCGCGCATCCCGGATCCTGTCATTGCGGGGCGATCCGTTTCACCCTGCTGAGCGATCCGGCCGAGCTGACGACCTGCGACTGCTCGCTCTGCGTCAAGCGCAACGCGGTGATGACCAAGGTGCCCGAAGCCGACCTGCGGATCGACGCGGGCACTGAGCATCTGACGCTCTATGAGTGGAATACCCGCCGGGCGAAGCATTATTTCTGCGACCGCTGCGGCATCTATGTCTTCCACCGCAAGCGCGCCGCGCCCGACCATTTCGGCGTGAACATCTTCTGCCTCGACCGTTTCGACCCGTCGCGTCTCCCGGTCCGTGCGACGGAAGGGGCGAATATGACAGTTGAGTCTGCCGATCCGCGACCCGAATGGCCGGGGCCGCGCCCGACCTAGAGCCGCATGCCGAGCCAGATGATCGCGCCGGTCGAGAAGGCGATGGCGCGGTCGATCAGGCGTTCCAGCATCGTCGCCTCGCCGAGCCGTGAAACGGACCGGTCGTGATGCTCCTGCTCGTCGTCGATGATCGCGCGGATCGTGGCGGCGGCGCGGGGGTCCTCACCCTCGAGTGCGGCGAGCTGCAGCGTCAGATGATGGAGCACGACGCGTTCGATCGCGATTGTGGTTGCGGCGATCGCACGGCGGCCGATCAGCCCGGTGATCAGGCCGGCCATGATCCCGCTGGCGGTGCACAGGTGAAAGCTGCGGCACCGCGGACGGCCGCGCGCTTTCAGTTCAGCGGCGAACAGGGCACGATGCCGCCGCTCATGGGCAAGAAACTCGGTGAGCTCCGCGACCATTTCCGGTGCACGCCACCGCGCGATCCATCGCTGGGTCAGATAGACGGCGATCGCCCCCTGCTCGCCGGCATGGTTGACCTTCATTATGCGGTCGCCCAGCGTTTCCGATCC
This genomic interval carries:
- a CDS encoding ArsR/SmtB family transcription factor; amino-acid sequence: MQLPVAVDALSALAHASRLAVFRLLVRAGIDGLPAGEIAREVGLLPNTLSTHLTILGNAGLVRSRREGRSIIYSADYDGMRALLGFLVADCCAGRPEICGSLTDVARKADCCAS
- a CDS encoding ArsI/CadI family heavy metal resistance metalloenzyme is translated as MKRLHLHVSVPEIEPAIAFYTTLFNASPTVVKGDYAKWMLDDPRVNLAISSRARATGIDHVGVQVDSAAELGELAGRLKAAGAQTFDQEATTCCYARSDKSWVTDPAGVRWETFFTHGDATAYGEDEVIPDAASACCTPEPAKPACC
- a CDS encoding N-acyl-D-amino-acid deacylase family protein, producing MNQHLSRRQLIGGAVASGLTLRTASAATAPATLFREVTLVDGTGAPPRPADVLVSGDRIASISAPSARTRVAAARIIPGDGRVLAPGFIDTHTHGDPLSDSYDAFLAMGVTTITLGVDGGGPRIKGDLDLRGWMRAADRAPLDLNVVALASHGTLRRAANIPDSVRRPDAAALARLEAQLDAELRAGAFGLTYGLEYVPGIYSQTPELTALGRVVARHDGVVMSHMRSENDDEIETSIDELIASAGPARPHISHLKVVFGKGEARARALLDDLAAKRRAGIDLTADAYPYNAGFTGIAILFPQWALPPTDYATILATRRAELRDYLEKRMIRRGGPEMLLLGTGKHAGKTVAQAAQEAGLAFPDFLIQLGPNGGSGAHFTMDQALQDVLLLDPMVAISTDGGPGMRHPRATGTYAKLIEDYVVKSKRIPIEEAVRKATSFPARILRLTDRGTIRVGAKADLILFDPAKVRARSTYLDPFARAQGFDLVMVGGQAAFETGQRVARPGRLLRATRPG
- a CDS encoding ABC transporter transmembrane domain-containing protein, whose product is MAEPASKPETSPTPRKLSSLRIVWRHTSRYPLQLGLAIVALILAAGATLWIPRTFKEVVDKGFGADADPSRIGAYFQGLLLVVVVLAFATAMRFYFVSWLGERTVADLRAAVHRNLLRLPPKWFEENRPSEIASRLTADTAVVEQIVGTTVSVALRNLLIAIGGTVYLFVLAPKIAAYLIIGIPVIVLPIMWLGGRVRRFSRTSQDRVADIGAIASETLGAMRIVQAFGQERREGERFQTAVDAGFATARKRFATRALMTALVIFALFTAITLIMWDAVYGVAEGRISGGSITAFVITAGLVTGAFGALTEVYGDLLRASGAASRLAELLAQEPDIAAPANPVPLPVPPLGAIDFKNVTFRYPTRPEVSALHQFTLSVAPGETVAVVGPSGAGKSTLFQLVQRFYDPEGGEIRVDGIPVRSADPGEVRARMAMVPQETVIFAATARDNLRYGRWDATEEQIWQAAEAANAAEFLRELPQGLETFLGEDGARLSGGQRQRLAIARALLRDAPILLLDEATSALDAESERLVQDALEHLMQGRTTLVIAHRLATVRAAKRIIVMDEGRIVETGTHAELVAKGGLYAKLASLQFNDAP
- a CDS encoding polyhydroxyalkanoate depolymerase, with the translated sequence MLYDAYEMQRSMLAGASALANFSAGLLNNPANPFAYFGGGPILASALEVFAHAAAPRGKPDFGLDFTTIDGKRIDVREEIVLRKPFGQLKRFVREGVEGGPKLLIVAPMSGHFATLLRGTVERMLPTADVYITDWRDARQVPLSDGRFDLDDYVDYVIEFMAAIGAEGDQRAHVLAVCQPSVPVYAAVALMNADKHPNRPRTLTMMGGPIDTREAPTAVNTLATERPHAWFAQNVIATVPATYPGAGRRVYPGFLQLAGFMTMNLGSHMISHWEMFKHLVKGDGESADSTMRFYDEYRAVCDMTAEFYLQTIDVVFQAHSLPKGEMMHRGRRVDPGTITDTALLAVEGERDDISGLGQTKAALTIATGLPARMKKYHMAPAVGHYGIFNGSKWRTKIAPVLEEWIAKHSA
- a CDS encoding GFA family protein, which encodes MSAIAHPGSCHCGAIRFTLLSDPAELTTCDCSLCVKRNAVMTKVPEADLRIDAGTEHLTLYEWNTRRAKHYFCDRCGIYVFHRKRAAPDHFGVNIFCLDRFDPSRLPVRATEGANMTVESADPRPEWPGPRPT
- a CDS encoding demethoxyubiquinone hydroxylase family protein, with amino-acid sequence MTEPGARLTASLHGSETLGDRIMKVNHAGEQGAIAVYLTQRWIARWRAPEMVAELTEFLAHERRHRALFAAELKARGRPRCRSFHLCTASGIMAGLITGLIGRRAIAATTIAIERVVLHHLTLQLAALEGEDPRAAATIRAIIDDEQEHHDRSVSRLGEATMLERLIDRAIAFSTGAIIWLGMRL